The following proteins come from a genomic window of Salinivibrio kushneri:
- the hppD gene encoding 4-hydroxyphenylpyruvate dioxygenase, with protein MTSTMQAPVKTINPLGTDGFEFVEYTAPDQAGIDALKNLFSLMGFAEIAKHKHKDVWLYRQGDTNFIVNGEPESQAQGFAKQHGASVNAMAFRVKDAVHAIAYAAKQGAKVVEPNIGPMELSIPAVYGIGDSLLYFVDRYGDQSIYEVDFDFYPDWQSRLKEADAGLKVIDHLTHNVDIGNMDVWADFYDRIANFKEIRFFDIEGKKTGLKSRALTAPCGKIRIPINESSDDKSQIAEYLKEYNGEGIQHIAMTTDNIYQTVRTLRQRGMAFMDTPDTYYEKINERVNGHEESIDELRDTRVLIDGDVDSGILLQIFTNTVIGPVFFEIIQRKGNQGFGEGNFKALFESIELDQMRRGVLD; from the coding sequence ATGACGTCAACCATGCAAGCACCTGTCAAAACGATTAATCCATTGGGCACAGATGGGTTTGAGTTCGTCGAATACACAGCGCCCGATCAAGCGGGTATTGATGCGCTTAAGAATTTGTTCTCGTTGATGGGTTTTGCGGAAATTGCCAAACACAAGCACAAAGATGTTTGGCTGTATCGTCAGGGAGACACCAACTTTATCGTAAACGGTGAGCCCGAATCACAAGCGCAAGGCTTTGCTAAGCAGCACGGTGCGAGTGTCAACGCCATGGCGTTTCGAGTGAAAGATGCGGTACACGCGATTGCGTATGCGGCCAAGCAAGGCGCCAAAGTGGTTGAGCCAAACATTGGTCCGATGGAGCTCAGCATTCCTGCGGTATACGGCATCGGTGATTCATTGCTTTACTTTGTCGACCGCTATGGTGACCAAAGTATTTATGAAGTCGATTTTGACTTTTATCCAGACTGGCAATCGCGCCTGAAAGAAGCGGATGCCGGATTGAAAGTTATCGATCATCTGACCCACAATGTCGACATTGGTAACATGGATGTATGGGCTGACTTTTACGACCGTATTGCCAACTTTAAAGAGATCCGCTTTTTTGACATTGAAGGCAAAAAGACCGGGCTGAAGTCGCGAGCGCTGACCGCACCTTGCGGAAAAATCCGTATTCCTATCAATGAGTCAAGTGATGACAAGTCACAGATTGCAGAATACTTGAAAGAGTATAACGGTGAGGGGATCCAGCATATCGCCATGACCACCGACAACATCTACCAAACCGTGCGGACGTTACGCCAACGAGGCATGGCATTCATGGATACGCCGGACACCTACTATGAGAAAATCAACGAGCGTGTCAACGGCCACGAAGAAAGCATCGATGAGTTGCGTGATACCCGTGTATTGATTGATGGTGACGTCGACAGCGGTATCTTACTGCAAATCTTTACCAATACTGTTATTGGACCGGTTTTCTTTGAAATCATCCAACGTAAGGGTAACCAAGGCTTTGGCGAAGGTAACTTTAAAGCCTTGTTCGAGTCTATCGAGCTGGATCAAATGCGTCGTGGGGTATTGGATTAA
- the fabG gene encoding 3-oxoacyl-ACP reductase FabG, with protein sequence MLTGKHCVITGAAQGIGRAIVETFVEQGATKIYALDRNIDNMQDWQAHAVIVPVALDVCDQEAVANWVQTLHQQHAVIDVLVNNAGITRDNLLTKMSESDWDAVIDVNLKGVFTMTQAIAPLMIAQEQGAIVSLSSVVGTDGNIGQTNYAASKGGVIAMTKTWSKELARHGAQIRANCVAPGFIETPMTANLPDKVIEMMKGKTPLGRMGTAQDIANAISFLASDNASFITGQTLKVDGGLVI encoded by the coding sequence ATGCTGACCGGTAAACACTGTGTCATTACAGGTGCCGCCCAAGGGATAGGCCGTGCCATTGTTGAAACCTTTGTCGAGCAAGGCGCTACCAAGATTTACGCGCTAGATAGAAATATTGACAACATGCAAGACTGGCAAGCGCATGCAGTTATCGTTCCCGTTGCGCTGGATGTCTGCGATCAAGAGGCTGTCGCAAATTGGGTGCAGACCCTGCACCAACAACACGCAGTTATCGATGTGCTGGTGAACAATGCCGGCATCACTCGTGACAACCTACTAACCAAAATGAGCGAAAGTGACTGGGACGCGGTTATTGACGTCAACCTAAAAGGCGTCTTCACCATGACACAAGCCATCGCGCCACTGATGATTGCGCAAGAGCAAGGGGCGATTGTTAGCTTGTCTTCCGTCGTCGGCACCGATGGCAATATTGGTCAAACCAATTATGCAGCCTCGAAAGGCGGTGTGATAGCCATGACCAAAACTTGGTCAAAAGAACTCGCCCGTCATGGTGCACAAATACGTGCTAACTGCGTGGCCCCCGGTTTTATTGAAACGCCGATGACAGCAAACTTACCAGATAAAGTCATTGAGATGATGAAAGGGAAAACCCCGCTAGGACGAATGGGCACCGCCCAAGATATCGCCAACGCAATCAGCTTTCTCGCCAGTGATAACGCGAGCTTTATCACAGGGCAGACGCTTAAAGTCGACGGGGGATTAGTCATATAA
- a CDS encoding SDR family oxidoreductase encodes MTPTLLITGANRGIGLALTELYLEHGWQVIACCRFPGSAPHLMTLKNRYATLTTHALDVTDHSAIQQLASQLSDTPIHLLINNAGLYGPKGYQLGEVDTAAWREVLEVNTIAPLIIAEHFTPHLEMAGHSEHTPIFAFLSSKVGSMSDNQSGGGYIYRSSKAALNAVIKSLSIDLRKKGIRSVALHPGWVQTQMGGPNALIDTATSAQGLKHVLDTLTDSQNGNFIDYQGQEIGW; translated from the coding sequence ATGACGCCAACACTCCTTATCACAGGCGCGAACCGTGGAATTGGTCTAGCGCTCACCGAGTTGTACCTTGAGCACGGTTGGCAGGTAATTGCCTGCTGCCGCTTCCCCGGCTCTGCGCCTCACTTAATGACATTAAAAAACCGTTACGCCACACTCACCACCCATGCATTGGACGTAACGGATCACAGTGCAATACAGCAACTGGCCTCGCAGCTTAGTGACACCCCTATCCATTTGCTGATCAATAACGCCGGACTATATGGCCCCAAAGGCTATCAACTCGGTGAAGTGGATACGGCGGCATGGCGCGAGGTACTTGAGGTAAACACCATTGCGCCACTGATTATTGCTGAGCACTTTACTCCTCACTTAGAAATGGCAGGCCACAGTGAGCATACGCCTATTTTTGCCTTTTTGTCCTCGAAAGTAGGGAGCATGAGCGATAATCAATCCGGTGGCGGGTATATCTACCGAAGCTCAAAAGCGGCATTGAACGCCGTTATCAAAAGTCTGTCTATTGACCTGCGTAAAAAAGGGATCCGCTCCGTGGCGCTGCATCCGGGCTGGGTGCAAACGCAAATGGGGGGACCCAATGCCCTGATCGATACTGCCACATCGGCACAAGGGTTAAAGCACGTGCTCGATACCCTGACAGACAGTCAAAACGGCAACTTTATCGATTATCAAGGCCAAGAAATTGGCTGGTAA
- a CDS encoding acetate/propionate family kinase encodes MMANILVLNSGSSSLKFALFDTKTVCKGKPVADQALSLQFRGQFSGLGTEQCAVFVEGETAAYTPPPAEAQDHQAAMLSLLTWLEQQSLLDSLVAVGHRVVHGGTYFKQSTDLDERTVKLLEALTPLAPLHQPYSLAPIKVLQARLPGMRQIACFDTAFHAQQPLEARQFALPYSMYDRGFQRYGFHGLSYDFISRCLPSVIPDFEPESKVLVAHLGNGASLCAIQAGQSVASTMGFTALEGLPMGTRSGAIDAGLVLHLIAQEGMTADDVSTLLYKESGLLGLSGISSDMRTLLRSDKPRAKQAVAHYCYRITREIGSLSAALGGVDHLVFTAGIGEHAVPVRERVVTQCSWLGMRLDPSANQASQTCISAPDSNVGVWVIPTDEEAVIAADCLALL; translated from the coding sequence ATGATGGCAAATATTCTGGTACTCAACAGTGGCTCGTCGAGTTTGAAATTTGCGCTATTCGACACAAAGACAGTGTGCAAAGGGAAGCCCGTTGCTGATCAAGCGCTTAGCCTGCAATTTCGTGGTCAGTTCTCGGGCCTAGGCACTGAGCAATGTGCGGTATTTGTTGAGGGGGAGACAGCAGCTTATACACCGCCGCCAGCGGAGGCGCAGGATCACCAAGCAGCGATGCTTTCACTGTTGACTTGGCTGGAACAACAAAGCCTGCTTGATAGCCTCGTTGCGGTTGGCCATCGTGTGGTTCACGGTGGCACTTATTTCAAACAGTCCACTGACCTTGATGAACGCACTGTTAAATTGTTAGAAGCATTAACGCCACTGGCTCCCCTTCATCAACCGTACAGCCTGGCTCCGATCAAAGTCTTGCAAGCTCGGTTACCTGGTATGCGTCAGATTGCATGCTTCGATACTGCGTTCCACGCGCAGCAGCCGTTGGAGGCACGACAATTTGCCCTTCCTTACTCGATGTATGATAGAGGTTTTCAACGTTATGGTTTCCATGGTTTGTCCTATGACTTTATTAGTCGTTGTTTACCGTCGGTGATCCCTGACTTTGAGCCTGAGTCTAAGGTGCTGGTGGCACACTTAGGCAATGGTGCGAGCCTGTGTGCCATCCAAGCCGGACAAAGTGTGGCTTCCACCATGGGGTTCACTGCGCTTGAAGGCTTACCGATGGGCACACGGAGTGGGGCGATAGACGCTGGACTGGTTCTTCACCTGATTGCACAAGAGGGTATGACAGCAGACGACGTTAGCACGCTATTGTACAAAGAATCTGGACTGTTGGGTTTGTCGGGGATCAGTAGTGATATGCGCACGTTATTACGCAGTGATAAACCCAGAGCCAAACAGGCGGTCGCGCATTATTGCTATCGCATTACGCGAGAAATCGGTAGTTTGAGTGCAGCGTTAGGCGGTGTTGACCATCTAGTGTTCACCGCAGGGATCGGCGAGCATGCGGTGCCCGTGCGCGAGCGTGTGGTGACGCAGTGCAGCTGGCTGGGCATGCGCCTGGACCCTTCGGCGAATCAGGCCAGTCAAACCTGCATATCGGCGCCGGATAGCAATGTTGGTGTCTGGGTTATTCCGACCGATGAGGAAGCCGTGATTGCAGCTGACTGTTTAGCGCTGCTTTAA
- a CDS encoding bifunctional enoyl-CoA hydratase/phosphate acetyltransferase — protein MSGTNNEEVIENKTYDEISLGDEAFLEKRLTMEDIKLFAIMSGDVNPAHVDDDFAKSSRFQEVIAHGMWGGALISTVLGTKLPGPGTVYLGQTLSFKAPVMLGDVLRVAVRVDQMDEKRHHIVFACRCENQRGDTVIEGEARVLAPTKKVRRQRTVLPEVRLSERGQLHAILTAADHPDPMHTAVVHPVDDSSIRGAVESAKQQLIIPSLVGPRDKIVAAADKAELDISEFDIVDVPHSHAAAEKAVAMARAGGVEALMKGSLHTEELLHEVVKREGGLRTERCLSHVMAFDVPTYPRPLFITDAAINIYPGLAQKRDIIQNAIELAHAIGNTNPRVAILSAVETINPKLNATLDAAALCKMAERGQITGGILDGPLAFDSAVSEDSRSTKGIESPVAGCADILVAPDLEAANMLMKQLTYLADASGAGVVVGARVPIMLTSRADDALTRIASSALALLLADHQRKALDKSNK, from the coding sequence ATGTCAGGGACGAATAACGAGGAAGTCATCGAGAATAAGACGTACGATGAGATTTCATTAGGCGATGAAGCGTTTTTAGAAAAGCGCCTCACTATGGAGGACATTAAGCTATTTGCGATTATGTCGGGAGATGTTAATCCCGCCCATGTGGATGATGATTTTGCCAAGAGCAGCCGTTTTCAAGAAGTGATTGCCCATGGCATGTGGGGTGGCGCCCTGATTTCTACCGTACTAGGAACCAAACTCCCCGGCCCTGGCACTGTCTACTTAGGACAGACTCTCTCCTTCAAAGCCCCCGTCATGCTAGGCGATGTGCTGCGTGTTGCCGTGCGCGTGGATCAGATGGACGAAAAACGTCATCACATTGTGTTTGCGTGCCGCTGCGAAAACCAGCGCGGTGATACCGTGATTGAAGGGGAAGCGCGCGTCCTCGCCCCCACCAAAAAAGTCCGGCGTCAACGCACAGTACTACCTGAAGTGCGTTTATCTGAGCGTGGGCAATTGCATGCGATTTTAACCGCGGCCGATCACCCTGATCCTATGCATACCGCGGTGGTACACCCAGTCGATGATAGCTCCATTCGCGGTGCGGTGGAGTCGGCTAAGCAACAGCTCATTATTCCGTCTTTGGTAGGGCCTCGCGACAAAATTGTGGCAGCGGCAGATAAAGCCGAGCTGGATATCAGTGAATTTGACATTGTCGACGTACCGCATAGTCATGCTGCGGCGGAAAAGGCAGTAGCGATGGCACGAGCCGGCGGCGTTGAAGCGCTGATGAAAGGTTCGCTTCATACCGAGGAGCTGTTGCATGAAGTGGTAAAGCGTGAGGGGGGACTGCGCACAGAGCGTTGCTTAAGTCATGTAATGGCCTTTGATGTACCGACCTATCCGCGCCCGCTGTTTATCACGGATGCGGCTATTAATATTTATCCAGGGTTAGCGCAAAAACGCGACATTATTCAAAACGCCATCGAACTGGCTCATGCAATTGGCAATACCAATCCGCGGGTGGCTATTTTGTCGGCGGTAGAGACCATTAACCCTAAATTGAATGCAACCTTGGATGCGGCGGCACTGTGTAAAATGGCCGAACGTGGTCAAATTACAGGGGGCATTCTTGATGGCCCACTGGCGTTTGACAGTGCCGTGTCTGAAGATTCGCGTTCAACCAAAGGTATTGAGTCTCCTGTGGCAGGGTGCGCAGATATTCTAGTGGCACCGGATCTTGAGGCGGCGAACATGTTGATGAAACAACTGACTTACCTCGCTGATGCCAGTGGTGCCGGTGTGGTGGTTGGGGCGCGTGTCCCCATTATGCTGACTAGCCGTGCCGATGATGCACTGACCCGTATTGCCTCGAGTGCGCTGGCGTTGTTACTTGCCGATCATCAACGCAAAGCGCTGGATAAGTCCAACAAGTAG
- the fabI gene encoding enoyl-ACP reductase FabI, with translation MEHPFSLAGKVGIVAGLANENSIAFGCAQALSQAGADVLVTYGTPKAEWFVTPLKAAMGDPELMLCDVQDDQQLDALFARAKGKWGRVDFVVHSIAFAPLEDLHGRVVDCSREGFSLAMDISCHSFIRMAKRAEPLMSDGGTLFNMSYYGAEKAVDNYNLMGPVKAALESTTRYLAAELGPKGIRVHAISPGPIRTRAASGLKEFEALAVDGETRSPLRRLATVQDVGNAVVYLSADAGQVLTGLTHYVDAGHHLRF, from the coding sequence GTGGAACATCCTTTTTCACTTGCAGGTAAAGTCGGTATTGTCGCCGGACTGGCCAATGAAAACAGCATTGCGTTTGGGTGTGCTCAAGCACTAAGCCAGGCGGGTGCCGATGTGCTGGTCACCTATGGCACACCCAAGGCAGAGTGGTTTGTGACCCCGCTCAAAGCGGCGATGGGCGACCCAGAACTCATGCTGTGTGATGTACAGGACGATCAACAACTCGACGCACTATTTGCTCGCGCCAAGGGAAAATGGGGACGGGTTGATTTTGTTGTGCATTCCATTGCCTTCGCGCCTTTGGAAGATTTACACGGTCGCGTGGTCGATTGCTCGCGAGAAGGGTTCTCGCTGGCGATGGATATCTCTTGTCACTCGTTTATCCGCATGGCGAAACGCGCAGAGCCACTGATGTCTGATGGCGGCACGCTGTTTAACATGTCCTACTATGGGGCGGAGAAAGCCGTCGATAATTATAACCTTATGGGGCCTGTTAAAGCAGCGCTTGAGTCGACCACCCGTTACTTGGCAGCAGAATTAGGACCAAAAGGGATCCGGGTGCATGCTATTTCCCCTGGCCCTATCAGAACGCGTGCTGCGTCGGGGTTAAAAGAATTTGAAGCCTTGGCCGTGGATGGAGAAACGCGCTCCCCCCTTCGACGGTTGGCAACAGTGCAAGATGTGGGAAATGCCGTGGTTTACCTTAGCGCCGATGCTGGCCAAGTGTTGACGGGGCTAACCCACTACGTTGATGCCGGTCACCACCTTAGGTTTTAA
- a CDS encoding nucleoside triphosphate pyrophosphohydrolase family protein — MKFAVLDQAIYDHLYRDIEAFRTTFDLPCNDPDSLDDKADDLHTALAVEEMTELAEADSLVEQVDAIVDSVYVLMGRAVQMGSRGYREQVEVSYMIDILLQIATRLGVDFVTCWDEVHSSNMSKVCRNQQEFADTQAFYAQKGIEVVASPKEDGIIAKCAADVSVDGKLIREGKVMKSVYYRPADLAKCVMAELA, encoded by the coding sequence ATGAAATTTGCTGTTCTCGATCAAGCGATCTACGACCACCTTTACCGTGACATTGAAGCCTTTCGTACCACTTTTGATTTGCCCTGCAATGATCCTGACTCTCTCGATGACAAGGCCGATGATTTGCACACGGCGTTGGCGGTAGAGGAGATGACAGAGCTTGCGGAAGCCGACTCGTTGGTTGAGCAAGTGGACGCTATTGTTGATAGTGTCTACGTGCTGATGGGGCGTGCTGTTCAAATGGGTTCGCGTGGATATCGTGAACAAGTCGAAGTGAGCTATATGATTGATATCTTGCTTCAAATCGCCACGCGCCTGGGTGTTGATTTTGTGACCTGTTGGGACGAGGTGCATAGCAGCAATATGAGTAAAGTCTGTCGCAATCAACAAGAGTTTGCCGATACCCAAGCGTTTTACGCTCAAAAAGGGATTGAGGTCGTCGCCAGCCCCAAAGAGGATGGCATCATCGCTAAATGTGCCGCCGATGTCAGTGTTGACGGCAAGCTTATCCGTGAAGGCAAGGTGATGAAATCGGTCTACTATCGTCCTGCGGACCTTGCCAAGTGTGTGATGGCCGAGTTGGCGTAA
- a CDS encoding outer membrane beta-barrel protein, giving the protein MTKRLSLATLCAGMLLATTAQAQTSPLSLGASAGVTDVRYGTQTETGHTWEINGTLRVTNYTSLYSGYGQTSADFDNSNGTETTLTSSYIPVGVQINVPMSMGNVYLRGGGNYYQTKFGSDKDIGWGATGTVGFELQPTVGPKMAFEFTYADRGTAETSSVNVGTSIGF; this is encoded by the coding sequence ATGACCAAACGTTTATCGCTCGCCACACTGTGTGCTGGCATGTTGCTGGCCACAACCGCACAGGCTCAAACCTCTCCGCTCAGTCTTGGCGCAAGTGCCGGTGTCACAGATGTCCGGTACGGTACACAAACAGAAACAGGCCATACTTGGGAAATTAACGGCACATTACGTGTCACTAATTACACAAGCCTTTACAGCGGCTACGGCCAAACGAGTGCCGATTTCGACAACAGTAATGGTACAGAAACAACACTCACCTCAAGCTATATTCCGGTGGGAGTGCAGATCAATGTCCCCATGAGCATGGGCAATGTTTATTTGCGCGGTGGTGGTAATTATTATCAAACAAAGTTCGGTTCAGATAAGGACATTGGCTGGGGCGCAACGGGCACCGTGGGCTTTGAGCTACAACCTACCGTCGGCCCAAAAATGGCGTTCGAGTTTACTTATGCCGATAGAGGCACCGCGGAAACCAGCTCAGTAAACGTCGGAACCAGTATTGGCTTTTAG
- a CDS encoding NRDE family protein: MCTLTWLTSEQGFELCFNRDEARGRSRAIPPKVYQIAGTRVLMPIDPDGMGTWIAANEHGLLVCLLNDYQGQPSVVPKRSRGQLVKSVARAKDLSQVETMVSEHKMTDFAPFTLLVFSPMNADKSQLVACSPVAWQWNGRTLQSVDCVPPVVSSAVVPDDVRRTRSALLAEKLRDTPSSAPALLNYHRSHEPVLGSLSVCMHREDASTVSLTHICVNADTASMYYYDGAPCRVSRPLVAHLPLEGDHAVSLKANTGSDVY, from the coding sequence ATGTGCACGCTGACATGGTTGACCTCGGAGCAAGGGTTTGAACTGTGTTTTAACCGTGATGAGGCACGAGGTAGAAGCCGTGCAATACCGCCGAAAGTCTATCAAATAGCGGGGACACGCGTGCTGATGCCGATTGATCCTGATGGGATGGGCACTTGGATAGCGGCGAATGAACATGGACTATTGGTCTGTCTGCTAAATGATTATCAAGGTCAACCGTCTGTTGTGCCCAAGCGTAGTCGGGGTCAGCTGGTTAAATCTGTGGCGAGGGCAAAAGACCTGTCACAGGTGGAGACCATGGTTAGTGAACATAAAATGACAGATTTTGCGCCTTTTACCTTATTGGTCTTTAGCCCGATGAATGCCGATAAGAGCCAGCTCGTGGCATGTTCACCGGTGGCTTGGCAGTGGAATGGACGCACGTTGCAAAGTGTCGATTGTGTGCCACCTGTTGTATCGTCTGCAGTGGTACCAGATGACGTCCGTCGCACGCGCTCTGCACTACTCGCCGAAAAATTGCGTGATACACCTTCCTCCGCGCCTGCGCTACTCAATTATCATCGCAGCCATGAACCAGTATTGGGGAGTTTATCAGTGTGTATGCACCGTGAAGACGCCAGTACAGTGAGCTTGACACATATCTGCGTTAACGCGGATACCGCAAGTATGTATTACTACGATGGCGCACCGTGTCGGGTCAGTAGGCCATTAGTGGCCCACTTACCCCTCGAAGGTGATCACGCCGTGTCACTAAAAGCCAATACTGGTTCCGACGTTTACTGA
- a CDS encoding DinB family protein, whose translation MHSSLTKADSAIISGNLDVAYQAQQLLTSVTSAAYGRMRADGFTSTIGQHMRHALDMYWALHQGEGSGVMNADGRRRGHRVETDKSLAQAEWQAIASWLHTLSSQQLKQSIQVSTQVTLYASNTVTTPSTIMRELIAVASHATHHFAMMRTAAYDLGEVLDKEIGIAAATASYQREQRQCAR comes from the coding sequence ATGCATTCGAGTCTAACCAAAGCAGATAGTGCAATTATTAGTGGTAACCTGGATGTGGCTTATCAGGCACAGCAGCTACTGACGAGTGTGACGAGCGCGGCCTATGGTCGTATGCGGGCCGATGGATTTACCAGCACCATTGGCCAACATATGCGTCATGCGCTTGATATGTATTGGGCCTTACACCAAGGAGAGGGAAGTGGTGTGATGAATGCAGATGGACGCCGGCGAGGCCATCGTGTAGAAACCGATAAATCCCTTGCCCAAGCTGAGTGGCAGGCCATAGCCAGCTGGTTGCACACGCTGTCTAGTCAACAACTCAAGCAGTCGATACAAGTGTCGACACAAGTCACCTTGTATGCCTCCAATACAGTGACCACCCCCTCAACCATAATGCGTGAATTGATTGCAGTGGCCAGCCATGCCACTCACCACTTTGCTATGATGCGCACAGCCGCATACGATCTGGGGGAGGTGTTGGATAAAGAGATCGGCATCGCCGCCGCGACGGCAAGTTATCAGCGAGAGCAGCGCCAATGTGCACGCTGA
- a CDS encoding D-alanine--D-alanine ligase produces the protein MTKPSVTLVGQAGMPNYPVSRSLGWFEFLPAWCFYTPVVVQSIGLGLYYRSLTLPLIANPGIPLSGMVGEAKSEVFAQAGDTAQRYIAAYWRWTRPNLITPNIKKALLAELARAGITMPLVAKPDKGYRGAGVQRIDTEKKLFAYISTFPPERDIIFQALAPYEAEAGIFYIRYPGEESGHIFSLGLKYLPAVIGDGERTLAALIQHHDAASVRGHLYHQRHHHQLDEVIPAGVRIPLAFSGSHCRGAIFKDGSAWVTPALTAKMDTIAKDINGFYFGRFDIKFRDMASLKKGEALCIVEINGASSEPAHIWDSEGSYFQAISALLHQYRHLYHIGARLRLQGHKPPSLFALLRAWYQERRWMKQYPETD, from the coding sequence ATGACAAAGCCTTCGGTGACGCTCGTTGGCCAAGCTGGCATGCCCAATTACCCTGTGTCACGGTCGTTAGGCTGGTTTGAGTTTCTGCCTGCGTGGTGTTTCTACACGCCCGTTGTGGTTCAGTCTATTGGGCTGGGCCTCTACTATCGCAGTTTGACATTGCCATTGATTGCCAACCCAGGCATCCCCCTTTCCGGAATGGTGGGTGAGGCTAAATCAGAAGTGTTTGCCCAAGCGGGCGACACGGCGCAACGATACATTGCTGCCTATTGGCGCTGGACACGGCCCAATCTAATCACTCCCAACATTAAAAAGGCGCTACTCGCAGAGCTTGCGAGGGCAGGGATTACTATGCCGCTGGTGGCTAAGCCGGACAAAGGCTATCGAGGAGCTGGCGTTCAGCGCATCGATACGGAGAAAAAGCTCTTTGCTTACATCAGCACATTTCCTCCCGAAAGAGACATTATTTTCCAAGCATTGGCACCTTACGAGGCGGAAGCGGGTATTTTCTATATTCGCTATCCCGGCGAGGAAAGTGGGCACATATTTTCCCTAGGGTTGAAATACTTGCCCGCGGTGATCGGTGATGGCGAGCGCACCTTAGCCGCGCTTATCCAGCACCATGATGCCGCCTCTGTGCGTGGACACCTTTATCATCAGCGCCACCATCATCAGCTTGATGAGGTTATACCAGCGGGCGTACGTATTCCGTTAGCCTTCTCGGGTAGCCACTGCCGCGGTGCCATCTTTAAAGATGGGTCGGCTTGGGTGACGCCGGCGCTGACGGCAAAAATGGATACGATCGCGAAAGACATTAATGGTTTTTACTTCGGTCGCTTTGACATCAAGTTTCGCGATATGGCGTCGTTAAAGAAAGGAGAGGCGCTTTGTATTGTTGAGATCAACGGCGCGAGTAGTGAGCCGGCGCATATTTGGGACAGTGAGGGGAGTTACTTCCAAGCCATCAGCGCACTTTTGCATCAATATCGACATTTGTACCACATTGGTGCGCGCTTGCGATTGCAGGGACACAAACCGCCCTCTTTGTTTGCTTTGCTCCGTGCGTGGTACCAAGAAAGGCGCTGGATGAAGCAATACCCAGAAACGGACTAA
- a CDS encoding DedA family protein, giving the protein MVESMIPSLATLPSLGLFFVIIFASYVFEDGAIALAAFVAVESVLAWHTALLAIFLGIASGDIALFLLGRYARRYRSLRARLLLMKGVRDARHLLRRHAFFNLFLIRFIPGLRTITYSLSGFLSIPLSTFLLSVGIATACWTGLIFWGAFTIEHSDWLAEKQLTGWAFAFSIILLVLINRFLRRRALPTPPKGSV; this is encoded by the coding sequence ATGGTTGAGAGCATGATACCCAGTTTGGCGACATTACCGTCACTGGGGTTATTTTTTGTCATCATATTTGCCTCGTATGTTTTTGAGGATGGTGCGATTGCGCTGGCCGCTTTTGTAGCGGTTGAGTCGGTACTGGCGTGGCACACGGCTTTGCTGGCGATTTTCTTGGGTATCGCAAGCGGTGATATCGCCCTGTTTTTACTGGGCCGTTATGCGCGGCGTTATCGTAGTTTACGTGCCCGTTTACTGTTGATGAAAGGGGTGCGAGACGCTCGCCACCTTTTACGGCGTCACGCTTTTTTTAATCTTTTCCTTATCCGCTTTATCCCTGGATTGAGAACGATTACATATAGCCTCAGCGGTTTTCTCTCGATCCCGCTCAGCACCTTTTTATTATCCGTTGGTATTGCCACCGCCTGTTGGACAGGATTGATTTTTTGGGGCGCATTCACGATTGAGCACAGCGATTGGCTGGCAGAGAAACAACTGACGGGGTGGGCGTTTGCGTTCTCGATTATTTTGCTGGTGCTGATTAATCGTTTTCTCCGTCGCCGCGCCTTGCCAACGCCACCAAAAGGATCGGTATGA